A stretch of DNA from Fundulus heteroclitus isolate FHET01 chromosome 22, MU-UCD_Fhet_4.1, whole genome shotgun sequence:
GAAACGCCTACAGCGACATCCAGCTGGTCCAGACCGCCGCAGTACGGCCCGCTCTCACCTCAGAACCACAACGGGCATGAAAACACAACGTGTTTGGGTCCACAGGACCGGCAGAAGACACGATCccgtgttttattttaaaattgtgaACTTCAAATATGTGGTTACAAATTGTACTCTTGTTCGGctgtttgaaaacaaaataaatgagattttttttgttttctgaccaGTGAACGCACCTAAAAGTGCTACCAGGAAGCACAGATGGTCGTAGCGGTGGAAGTCGGTCCAAAGCGAGGAAGACTCAGTTATTTTCTGCATCAGTTTAgcgtttgaaaataaaaacaaagaagtccAAAAGCGTCCAGAGTCTGTTTAAAGCACCGGGGAGGCATATGTGCCGTTCACCCAAATCAGGGTGTTTTCCTCTAAAAGATTCAGCTGGACACCAGCATCATGAGACATGGTGTGACATTTTCTCATGTGCGAACACAAAGAACTGGAAATGCAAGTGAGAAATGATTTGTCTTCTAAAGACTCAAATTCTCAGGGTTATAACCTGGAGGAGTCCCAGATGCTCACAGATCCAGATTAACAGCTCCATGacattcttttttaaagaaatggagTTTTATTACACCGCAGAGAATCTACAATCACTCAGATAATTGGGGGGGAGGAGAAATTTAAAGCTGTAAAAATCTAAATCGACAGATCAGacgtcaaacaaacaaaacattaaaataagtggGTGATTGGAAATAAGCCACGCCCGCcatctgattggtgcatctctgctTTTGGATTCTTCCACTTAGCTTCACCACAACACTATTTGCTCTCAGATCAACTCTCCATAAAACCCCTTGCTATATAAGTTTCTGCTGTTTTACAACAACCCAATCAAGCTGCTTTAAAGATCCACCATTATCatgtgaataattttttttttaattggctcctacaaaaaaaaaaaaaaaagagagaccaaAGCCTAGACTAGCAGCACGTCAGGCCAAACACAATCCGCTTTTACGCACACAATATAAATACCATGTACATTACACAAACCAGATGTAGACCATCTGTGGAGCGGTGAAGGAAAAAATACTGAGCaggagaggaggaaaaggaCCACTGCACAAATGCGCCGATGAGACGACACTCAAATACAAAAACATCCAAATACTGCAAGCCCAACGCTGGCCATGCTTACATGTGTAGTTGTCAAAGTCCAAGTGACCCGTCACAAACGATCCCGTCACTGAACTTCACACACATCTAAGTATGGGCCAGAGACCGAGAGAAAGCgaggtgggtggagggggtgggggtggggggggcacTTACATCCTGCATCTGAGCGTTGAAGAGCGCGCATGAGGATAACTGAAAAGACTGTATCATAACCTGGGCCACTGCCTGCGGAGGAGAGCACACAGCGCACTCGCCTTGATTCACAGGGACAgagggcacacacacacacacacacacacacacacacacacacacacacaccgcttcTTCCGCTTCTAATGTGTGGTGGGGTACTGCTCGGGTTAAATGTCAGCAGGAAGCCAATTAATTAGCTATTAAAGCACTTCTCATGATGGCATGCGTTAAGGCGGCTAATATTTATAGCGCTTTATTTGAATCCGGCATGCAAAGGAGCAGCTTGGTTCTAACGCTACGGGCTAATGGAGCATCATGACCAAAGGTTTTCATAGGATTGGAGAAAAAGTCTGCTTTGGAAGGCTTTTCAGCACAGATGTGTCCTCCTAAAAACATCACTTCAAGTCCTCTAGTGAGGTTAGCGGACTGCAGCCGTCCCTCAAGTGAGCCCTACGTTCTTCCTCTCATCAGTGTACCCTCATATAAAATGGCAGCAGCTTGCCAAAAGTGCAACAATACTGCAGTAAGTTTATCTGGTTTATTCTTGACAGTTTTATACAGGActttagtgaaaaaaaacacagtaatacTATGATTATTATCCCAACTTTGAATGGCAATCTAAAATCCCAAGTTACCATAGTACAAAACTAACAGAAActtcaaacacatttaaagaaagctgcaaATGACAGATTGTCTCTTTTGCCTACATTTTCAATCAGTCAACTACACTTAAATAGAAAGATCAATCATTTTCCCTTTGATTTACAACTATAACAGCAGGAAATCCGCATCACTTCTATAACTTTATTAACTCGATTAACGTACAGTGCATTGCTACGCAACCTGTGGTGTTATGAAAACACAATTCAACATAGAGCTTAATGAAAGACTGCAGCTCTATTACACTATTTGAATAGCAAATGAAGAAGTGTACAACTTTTAAAGTCAATCTGGAGAACTAAATACAGAATATAATTAGAAAACAAGAAGCTGAATCCAATATGGTCACAAtttgcatccttatccacctcCTGGTGAGTTACACTGCATGGATTAATTCTGCCTCACAGAAAAAGGGAATAGGCGTGTGGGCCACATTTGTTGGCACCCCTGATAAAAGATGTGAAAAACCTCAAAAAGCTCGCTTTAGTTGAGGATATTTATATATAGGGGGGGAAcgcaatatttgttttaattaagctTAACAACAACTGTTGCTACTCATGCTGTCAACTCTTCAGCTAAAAGGACAGCAGTtcatctgtctctctgtcctggatcgttgtcctgctggacgAGCCGGTAGTTCTGGTTGGGTTTATCGTACAGGTGGTCCATGACGCTCATCGGACGTCTTCATGGAGCTTTGTCACAGACCAGCCACCGTACTTACCAGTGGGATCTCTTCTCCCTCGTATTTAGTTTCATGCCAGACCCACTgactgtttgcttttgtttagtGAACTCCTTACATTTTGGCTGTTCTCTCATCTGTGCCCAACTACTACTCAGCATGTCGATCGCAACTAATGGTCGTTTTGGGgacttgccaaaaaaaaaacagatgcaacCTTTTTGCATCCTGTTAGATTAAAGGTTGGACTTTCTGAATGTTTCAGCGTGGGATTACACCactttttttacacatctgcaccaggggtgccaataaatgtggCCAACACTTTGCTAAGGATGGggataaaactcttaaaaaaaaaaggtaggaaAACAGAAATTACACATGATACAGATACtcgagaacatcaaggcagaaagagaaaacagagacagagaaagtcGTGTCTCAGACAGCAATGGTTTACCTCTGCGGTCTGGAGGAGCGACAGGTCCTCTTTAACCCGTTTCATGAGCTCTTTTCTCATGTGTTTGGGCGACTGTCCGACTTCCTGAATGGCCTACAGCGTGCGAGTGTAGAAACTAGTTGATGCTGTGTTGGTCTCAGAAATCTGACAGAGCTGGCCAACAACGGAGGGGAAGACATGCACGGCCCTCTTTGAGAGAAGAATTACAGCATCCAGCCACCGAAAGATTCAACGCCATCATGCTCATTTCCCCCCCACCTCGCCTCACCGTTTTACATTTTCCTTAAAACCGTTTCTTCAGATTTAAGACTGACCTGCGCAACATTCATGTCACGACAAGGGTTTGCCTGATGCATGCCAGAAGATGTTAGTCCCAGAAAAAGCTTCATTGTCTTTTCATTTGATCAACTCCACCACAGCCAAGAGTAATTATCCTCACTGATGAGATTAAAAGACAAAGAGTTACTGACATGGAAAAAATGCGGAGCTTCAAAGCTTTAAAGTTGTTCGTTTGAGATATCCAAAAACAGACAAAGctcattttatgtaaaaaaagtcAATCTGAATAGTGTACACACACCTATTAAAATGATGAAACCTCTTCCATTTTTAACGGATATTGTAGCACATTGTTTATATTgtacaagtacacaacaaaactGATCTGTTTCAGGGAAAAgataataaataagtaaataaataagctgCCGTAACCTGGTTGTATCAAGCTGCACCCCCTAAAACTGATACTTTGCTGATGCATCTTTTGATTCAATCTCAACATTCAGTCTTCATTCATATATTCACTGTACGAAGGTCTCAGTCAGGAGAAGGCTACATAAAATTCCTGCATGTAAGCGGTCCTGACTCTAATCTCCCAAACCCTAGCAGAGGGATTGTGTTACGGTCTGATCAAGCCAAACTTTTGGGTTATAACTTCAACAAAGAAGTTTGGCATTAAACCGACACAGAGCACTAGCTGATCACCAGCGTACCATCAGCGAAACAGCGGTGGCTAGGCCTGTCGCCATAaccaataaatcaattaatcgcgCGATAAATTTTAATCccatgattaattaaaataagcgtgataatttgtgtttgcttttttccccttatgtTTCCGTCGTCTCTCTCTGAGACGGGATAACAAAAAGGTTTCAGTACGGTGTTCACCCCTCCCTTCTCGTTTCCTCAGTGTTTTTCTGTGGGTTTCCCACAGAAAAAAGGAGTTATCCTAGCAGTAGTTGTCTGGTGGGTTATGGGAGGTGAACAGGGAACGGGGAACTGGAAGAGTGGGGAGCGTTTAAAGGAGGGATGCAGCAGCCCGTAACCGGGTACCGTAGTGTGCGTCAAGCTAATACCAGCTAGCGTGTTAGCTTAGCTGACAGGGACGTTTTCTTCCAGGAGGGAACATTACTGAccgttttatgttgctctcaaacatcgaggcttttaaaacaaacaaacgacGCTCAGCCTggtgggggtgtgtgtgtgagtgttggCAGTAAAGCTTATAATACGGTGGGGGAAAACACAGTTTGTGTCAGGTAGGCACATGCTCAAAGTTTAgctagtttgaaaagaaaatggaattgGTGTCAAAGCCGTACACGACCGCTGCGATGAGGGAGTTTTTTGGATATAAACCGAATGTCATATCAGTTGAAAAAGGTATTAATCTCACAATAATATGATTTATAGCAATAATTTTTAGAGAGATTTATGGTCCAGCTAAATTTGTTATGGTGACAGGCCTAgcggtggcaacatcatgctaCGGGGTTACCGTTCTACAGATGAAACTAGCTTTTTAGGGTCAAGGTGGATGAAATTATGAACTAAATATCCATCAGGTTTGGCTCATAGAGGTTAAAAGGGATTGGATTTTTCTACATCAGATTTTAGATTGTTTTAGCCATCTGTTGAGTTGATCATTTACATCATTTAGTTGTGTCCAACCCCAGAAGTTGTGTTTGTGCTACACTTGATTGTGATCGATggaaagtgctctataaataaagtttgaatgatttattgattaaacCCAAACTATAAAATGCCTTTTCCTCCCAGAAAATAGTAGGGAAAAACTTTtcccactgtttttaaaaacactaaaatctaCAGGTGTGTGTACACTTTTAATCTGCTGTATTCAACTAATCCCTTCCATCATATCGCCAAGCTGTCTAAAAGCCACCGAAGCTTAGCCAAATATTCATAAACATTTATGTTGTGACTAAGAATCTATTACTATCAGATATATTTGATATTATTCCATATCAGTAACTCTGATGAAAGGCTAGGATTACTTTACCCCAAAGATGCCCAACACCATTAAAAGATATAACATTAACCATCCCATAACCAATGCAAACTCACACACTCACAGAACAAACATGGTTAGTTCAATAAACAGATTACATATCTAAACaagaaatacatttgaaaaacaaaagtacGGACATATTCAATATGCAGTTGCTCACATTTgtatgttgaaataaaaaaaaaaaaaaaaaagggaagcgGCGCAATAACCAGCGAGTAATCACAAAGCGCAACATCAGCCACCCAACGATACAGGATGAAAACAAAGCTGCAAATCTTCAGCAACAAACGGAGCACACCTAAAAGCATCCAGCCTGCTGAGGAGGTAAGGAAGGGCAGAAAACACAGCGCATGACAGCAAGACTTTATTAAAAGGCTTTCAAAGACAAAACACCCCAAAATAACCACGTCTCAGGAGGCAACCAGAGAGTAGAGCAGCAGAAGATTTGGGCAGATAAAGATTGGCACGACAGATCGGATTAAGGAGCGTTTAGGGGAAAGGGTAGAGCTGGTGTGTCGCCATCGTCTGCGCGCACGCCAAAAGGCCGAGCAGCTGGACACGGCACTCCCACAGGATCGGCACCACAAGCCCAGTCACAGTCCAGTCGTTCAGCAACAACCACCAAGCAGCGCCGCACCACATGCAGAAGCTAGGAGTTAGCCGACACCCCCCCGACACAAACGGCCATGCAGCTCCGTACCTCCTTCTTCCTGTTCTTCAGCATGTTCTGGAACTTGGACAGCTCTTTGTCCTGATCCGCTTTGATGCGTTTGGCTTCGTCCCGCAGCCGGCTGGTGTGATCCTGCTCCAGTCGCTCGATCgtctgcttctgcttcttctccAGGTTCTCCACTTCTTGGTCGTACTGCCGTTTCTTCGCCTGCCGCGGCAGATCATTTAGAGAAAGTAGGAATTTTAGGAATTGGGTTTTCacatttacccccccccccccccccccccccgctttaATCGTTTTAAAGAGAAGTtatgaaaaacaagaacatttttataATAATGATATCTTCAGAGTTTTCTGCTTCTAGATGCTACAGATCATCACTGGGGCCACAAAATTCGCATCAAGCCTTTGATTAAATAtagttgctattttttttagaagatggcccaaaaaaaaaaaaaaaaaaaaaaaaaaaaagagaaggaaagaaagtGAAGAAAGGAAAATAGACACATCACACCACTTGCGGTGGAAGCAAAGTGACTCACAGTAGTTTCCTGTTCGAAGCGCCGGTAGATCTGCTctcgctgctgctgcagcttgtTGCTCAGCTGCTGCTGGGCCCTTTGCTCCTCTTTCTGAAGGAGGCGAAGCTCTCGCAGTTCCTGTCGCCTGAACACGTCACATTAGCACAGCGGATGATTTTAACGGCTCTGACTTCTCTAGAGTCGACGTTTTTTAAACCAGTGCTCTAATATTCATGGTTATTTTAGACAGAACAAGTAGGGGGTTTGAAATAGTAATCCTTCCTCTTCATTTTTTGCATACAGCGTTTTATTTCATGTCAAAAACAAACTGCAATGGATTTAAGCTTTTATGACAGATCAACGCGAACTAGTGAACAAAAGTAAAGAGGAAGGAGGATTTCCAAAACGGTTAAATAAAACCCGGGCACGAGGGATAGActtaaaaatgttgccaaatGACTTCGAGCTCAGGCTGGATGGAGGACATCTGTAAACACCAATCttcagattctcagttggattcaggtctggccTGCTCTAACACATGAAAATGATCTAAGGTTAAATTACTCCATCGCGGCACTGGCTGCGTTTTCATGCTTGCTGTCCGACTGAAAGCTGAACCTCCAGCCTCTAACAGCTTTCCCACCGTGATTGCCTCGCtcacctccatccatcctcctaTCACCAGCTCATCTGATCACGTGTTTAGGATGACACGCAGTGTTGCTCTCCCCTTCATACAACGAGGGAGGAGCATCACTTCTTTATCTATGCTGTCTCTCCTAAACTACGAAAGTGACTTTCCTGGAGTCGCCTCCGTTTAAAGATCACATTTATGGAGTTTGCAACCGTAGTCTGGTTATCGAcactcccacctgagctgtggatctctgcagctcctccacaatTGTGCGTACTCTGTCAACAATCAGACGGTTGAACGCTGACATCTTTAAACGGTGAAATCTTGTTCTCCAACTTAACCCTGCATAAAACGCCACCCTCATCTCTGACCTGACCTGCTGTGTTCCTGGGTTTTCTTGATGCTGTCAGTTCACGCATGATCTCTAACaagcctctgaggccttcacacaGCAGCTGGGATTCACACGGAGATTAAATCACATACAGACGGGCTATTTACCAGTCAGGCGACTTCTGAGGATCGGTTGCAAagggttttattttggggtatcagagtaaagggggctgaagaCCTCATTTATTTAAACTGCTGAGACCCAGATTTCATTTCCCGGCCGGCATGAATCGCGGCAGATCGGCAGCTGACGCGTGGAAAGCGTTGTGGGAGTTGTGAAATGAATGACGGCTATTTAAGGCAGGCAGGGCCGTTAAACGGGTCGTGTCCCTAATTTAGACTGAACAGAGCATGAAGCAGATTGGACACAGACGTACCTCAGGAACCGCATCTCCTCACTTTTGGTGTCGTTATCCGTCACTATCTTCGACGTCGTCACGCTGACCTCCACGCCGTCCACCAGGAACTTCCGGGTCTTCTTCAGAGTCTTCTTGTAACGCTGCGACTCCTGCCAAAAAGAACGGTGACGGTTTTAACAGCAGCAGCGCTAACCGCTTAGCGACAGAGcctgaggaggagagaggattACCTGCATAGATATAGAGCCTCCATCTTTGCTTCTGGACAGGAAGCTGGAGATGGACAGATTGAGGTCGAGGCTGCTGCTGTCGGCAGCAGAGCTGCTTCCAGAGTCGGAGTCCTTCTCCAGGTCGGCCTTCATCACAGCGGGGCTTCCATGCTCCATCGTGCTTTCTGAATCGGTCTCACTCTCCTGGACAGAGATGCCATCCTGGGAGCTGATCTTGTCTCCATGAGCTACTTTTTCTCCATCTTCCTTAGCAGAGCCATCCTGACAGCTAATCCTTGGGTCAGAAACTCCTGACATGACTTTGACGTCATCGCTGACTTGATGAGGCTCCCTCTGTGCTTGCTCTTGTAATTCatcctctgctctgctctgattTTCTTGTTTGGGCTGCTCTGCCTCCTCTGACTGATTTTCTGGGGGTTTGTCTCCTACTGCAGCTTTAGCAGAAGACTCCTCCACACCAGACTTGCCGTCTATGTCTCCATTTATGTTTGCGTCTACTAAATCTGATGGGAAATTATCTGCGTCGACCTTTTCAACAGcctcgttgttgttgtttttgattcCATCCTCTGTCACTTTCTGTTCAGTGATCTCCTCATTTAAGTCtttgctttcttcttcttcgcCCTCTGGTACTTCTGATTTAGTTTCTCTTTGTGCTGCTGTACCTTCAGTGGTTTCTTGAGATTCGACTGAATCTTCAGCACCGTCTACATCTGCTTTTTGTTTATCTTGATCCATCTTCTTTTCGTCTTTTATTTCTGGGGTGGTTTCCTCCTCTATTCCTATTTTCTCCGTCTCCTTCGGTATCTCCGTTGCCTCCACCTCTGAGGCAGACCTTGGGGAATCTACAGGTTCCTCTGGCCTTGACACTGAAGTCTCACCAGAAATCTCCTCGGTTTGATTTCCATCTACTTTAGTCTGGGCAGAATCTTGTGAAGTCAAGTCCTTGCTTGCCTCCATTAGTCCAGGGGCCAGATCCTCATTACTGGCAGAAACGTCGTTGagcttctcctcctccatcttgtCAACTTCACTCGTTCCGAGTCCTTCATCAGAGAGCTTATCACTGGTGCGGTCCTCAGCAGGCTCAGCCTCCGTCTTTTCCGTAACAGATTCCAGGGTGGAGGGAGTAGGTGGGACTTTGTCCTCCTCTGAGCTGGCCATGCTGACATCTGATGGAGCTCTTTTGTGCCCAGGGATTGCctgatggaaaaacaaacagcaaacctCTTTAAAAtggttgtaaaaacaaacaaaacaaaacatcacaGCAGTACATTTTAtgtctataataaaaaaaatatatattttttaaataaaatgatgatTTTCCATGATTTTTCGGTGTGAAAAAGTGGttcttaaaacaaattttaatcattttccacAAATCTATTCTGAGACTAATAGATACATCTtatatttctttcatttaagATTTATATCCTTTAATCAGGTCAGATTCAGACACAACAGTATAAAAAAAGTTCATAAtaatccaaaaataaataaataaaatagtgtGTCAAATCTGGATTCCAATTTTTTAAGTGTAGGAAAgagcttttctttgttttttggacaaataaagatgtgttTACACCAGGAAAGTCTTTTGATCCGGACCAATAGCagacttcatttttattttatttggtgagATTTGCGTTCACATTGTACTTTATGCAAGAGAATTATAACTCCTAACAAAGCCACACGTTAGATGTGGCTTTGATGTTTGTGCACAAAccagaaaatggaggaaaaaaaaactattagagAAATCCTGTGTGCAGCACCTTTGTTTTAGATAT
This window harbors:
- the LOC118557124 gene encoding STE20-like serine/threonine-protein kinase isoform X2 (The sequence of the model RefSeq protein was modified relative to this genomic sequence to represent the inferred CDS: added 575 bases not found in genome assembly) translates to MSFFNFRKIFKLGPDKKKKQYEHVHRDVNPEEIWEIVGELGDGAFGKVYKAQNKQNGTLAAAKVIDTKTEDELEDYMVEIEILASCDHHHIVKLLDAFYFEGKLWILIEFCAGGAVDAIMLELERPLTEPQIRVVCKQTLEALTYLHEKKIIHRDLKAGNILLSLDGEVKLADFGVSAKNTNTLQRRDSFIGTPYWMAPEVVMCETSKDRPYDYKADIWSLGVTLIELAQIEPPNHEMNPMRVLLKIAKSEPPTLMQPSRWSSEFNDFLRRALDKNVDNRWSSTQLLQHPFVTSVTDSRPLRELIAEAKAEVTEEIEDSKEDEEEEEPDAAAAIPGHKRAPSDVSMASSEEDKVPPTPSTLESVTEKTEAEPAEDRTSDKLSDEGLGTSEVDKMEEEKLNDVSASNEDLAPGLMEASKDLTSQDSAQTKVDGNQTEEISGETSVSRPEEPVDSPRSASEVEATEIPKETEKIGIEEETTPEIKDEKKMDQDKQKADVDGAEDSVESQETTEGTAAQRETKSEVPEGEEEESKDLNEEITEQKVTEDGIKNNNNEAVEKVDADNFPSDLVDANINGDIDGKSGVEESSAKAAVGDKPPENQSEEAEQPKQENQSRAEDELQEQAQREPHQVSDDVKVMSGVSDPRISCQDGSAKEDGEKVAHGDKISSQDGISVQESETDSESTMEHGSPAVMKADLEKDSDSGSSSAADSSSLDLNLSISSFLSRSKDGGSISMQESQRYKKTLKKTRKFLVDGVEVSVTTSKIVTDNDTKSEEMRFLRRQELRELRLLQKEEQRAQQQLSNKLQQQREQIYRRFEQETTAKKRQYDQEVENLEKKQKQTIERLEQDHTSRLRDEAKRIKADQDKELSKFQNMLKNRKKEAVAQVMIQSFQLSSCALFNAQMQDEQEFLQKQQQELDGALKKIIQQHKLEIATIERDCLNHKQQLLRAREAAMWELEERHLQEKHQLLKQQLKDQYFMQRHQLLKRHEKEMEQMQRYNQRLIEELKNKQNQERVRLPKIQRSDAKTRMAMFKKSLRITVTTAMTPEQERERIKQXXXXXXXXXXXXXXXXXXXXXXXXXXXXXXPHHRHHSHDPRAGEGAHQAGALPLLPQTLWRNASFKSTPAHRVLAVLLFINVSV
- the LOC118557124 gene encoding STE20-like serine/threonine-protein kinase isoform X1 (The sequence of the model RefSeq protein was modified relative to this genomic sequence to represent the inferred CDS: added 575 bases not found in genome assembly), with translation MSFFNFRKIFKLGPDKKKKQYEHVHRDVNPEEIWEIVGELGDGAFGKVYKAQNKQNGTLAAAKVIDTKTEDELEDYMVEIEILASCDHHHIVKLLDAFYFEGKLWILIEFCAGGAVDAIMLELERPLTEPQIRVVCKQTLEALTYLHEKKIIHRDLKAGNILLSLDGEVKLADFGVSAKNTNTLQRRDSFIGTPYWMAPEVVMCETSKDRPYDYKADIWSLGVTLIELAQIEPPNHEMNPMRVLLKIAKSEPPTLMQPSRWSSEFNDFLRRALDKNVDNRWSSTQLLQHPFVTSVTDSRPLRELIAEAKAEVTEEIEDSKEDEEEEEPDAAAAIPGHKRAPSDVSMASSEEDKVPPTPSTLESVTEKTEAEPAEDRTSDKLSDEGLGTSEVDKMEEEKLNDVSASNEDLAPGLMEASKDLTSQDSAQTKVDGNQTEEISGETSVSRPEEPVDSPRSASEVEATEIPKETEKIGIEEETTPEIKDEKKMDQDKQKADVDGAEDSVESQETTEGTAAQRETKSEVPEGEEEESKDLNEEITEQKVTEDGIKNNNNEAVEKVDADNFPSDLVDANINGDIDGKSGVEESSAKAAVGDKPPENQSEEAEQPKQENQSRAEDELQEQAQREPHQVSDDVKVMSGVSDPRISCQDGSAKEDGEKVAHGDKISSQDGISVQESETDSESTMEHGSPAVMKADLEKDSDSGSSSAADSSSLDLNLSISSFLSRSKDGGSISMQESQRYKKTLKKTRKFLVDGVEVSVTTSKIVTDNDTKSEEMRFLRRQELRELRLLQKEEQRAQQQLSNKLQQQREQIYRRFEQETTAKKRQYDQEVENLEKKQKQTIERLEQDHTSRLRDEAKRIKADQDKELSKFQNMLKNRKKEAIQEVGQSPKHMRKELMKRVKEDLSLLQTAEEQEFLQKQQQELDGALKKIIQQHKLEIATIERDCLNHKQQLLRAREAAMWELEERHLQEKHQLLKQQLKDQYFMQRHQLLKRHEKEMEQMQRYNQRLIEELKNKQNQERVRLPKIQRSDAKTRMAMFKKSLRITVTTAMTPEQERERIKQXXXXXXXXXXXXXXXXXXXXXXXXXXXXXXPHHRHHSHDPRAGEGAHQAGALPLLPQTLWRNASFKSTPAHRVLAVLLFINVSV